The genome window GCCGCTGGGCGAGGTGGTCTTCGATTTCTACGACAAGCTCAAAAGCATCTCGCGCGGCTACGCCAGCTTCGATTACCACCCGGTGGGCCTGAAGGAGAGCGACCTGATCAAGCTCGACATCCTCCTCAACAGCGAACGCGTGGACGCCCTGAGCGCGCTCATCCACCGCGACCATGCGCATGAGCTGGGCAAGAAGATGTGCAGCAAGCTGAAGGAGCTCCTCCCCCGCCAGCAGTTCGACATCCCGATCCAAGCGGCCATCGGCGCGAAGATCGTGGCCCGCGAAACGGTGAAGGCCCTGCGCAAAGACGTTACCGCGAAGTGCTACGGCGGCGACATTTCGAGGAAGAGGAAGCTCCTCGAGAAGCAGAAGGAGGGGAAGAAGAAGATGAAGCAGATCGGCACGGTGGAAGTGCCGCAGCAGGCCTTCCTCGCGGTGCTGAAGCTGGATTGAACCTCGGCGCCACACTGTACGCTCATCGGCATGGAACGCTCGCAGCAGGGTCGATTCGCCCGAACCCTGGTACTATCGCTCTTCTTCCTGTCTGGCTTTGCTGCACTGCTTTACCAAGTGGCGTGGCAGCGCATGCTGGTCTTCTACACGGGCTCAGACACGGTGAGCATCAGTTTGATCGTAACGGCCTTCATGTCCGGCCTGGGCCTTGGCTATCTGGTTGGCGGCAGGTTAGCCGACGCCAATGAACCACGCAGGAACCTGATGCTCTTCGTGGCCGCCGAGCTGGGCATCATGCTCTTCGCGGCTGGCAGCAAGCACATCCTGTACGATTGGCTCTACCTCTCTGCTTCCGGTGCGCACTTGGGCACCATGGGCAATATGGCCCTGGTCTTCTTGGTGCTCTTGCTGCCCACATTCCTGATGGGGCTCTCACTGCCAGTGCTCTCCCGTGCGTTCAGGCTGAGCGCCATGTCGCAGCAGGCGCGCTACATCAGCTCGCTCTATTTCATCAACACGTTGGGCGCCGGCATCGGTGCCTTGGTCACTGGCGTGGTGCTCGTTCGTGCCTTCGGTTATTCCGGTTCCATCTGGCTCGGCGTGGCCTTGAATGCGGCATGCGCCATTGGCGCGGTCGTCTTGGCCTTGCGGCGCCCAGCCAACGGTGCCGATGCGCGCGAATGCGCGAATGCCGTACGCCTCCCCTTGCGCGCAACGCCGGCGCTCGTGGCTTGGTCAGCACACTATGCGATCTCCGGCTTCGCAGCGCTTTCGCTGGAGCTGATCTGGTTCCGCGTGTTGGAGACCATGATCAAGTCCGTGGCACTCACCTTCTCCATCCTGCTGGCCATTTATCTCGTGTCCATGGCCATCGGCACCGCAGTGGGCGGGCGCATGGCGGCCTCGCGCGGCATCCTGGGCCGTGAGCGACTGTTCCTTCGGGCGCAGATGCTGCTCTATGGGAGCATGGCCTTCGTTTTCTTGGCGCTGCTGGCAGTTATCTGGCGCACCGATGCGTTCCTCTTCCTGCGGGAATACCTGCTCAGCTACGAGCCAGACCTGCGTCCGCGCATGCTGCTCTGCACCTATGTCATCGTGCCCCTTTTCCTCATGTTCCTGCCCACGTTCCTCATGGGCATGAGCTTCTCCGTATCGCAGGCTATCGTGCAGGATCGCTTCGAGGAAGTGGGGCGCAAGGTGGGCTGGCTGCAGTTCGTGAACATCGTCGGCTCTGCCGCAGGCGCCTGGTGCATCACCTGGGTCGGGTTCCGCAGCTTGGGCACTGCCCCGATGATCAAGGCCATTGCGCTCATCGGGCTGGTCTACGCAGCGGTGTCTTTCAAGCGCCATGCTCGCGAGCGTTGGAGCGCTGGCTTCTATGCTCTTGTGCTGGTGGTCATGGTGGCCGTTCTTCCGGGCAATCAAGAGCTGTGGATGAGGCTCAGCGGCATGGAACTGAAGGAGCGCTTCATCTGCGAGGAGAATGAATCGGGGCTCTCCATCATCAAGAGGTACGATCGCGGGAAAGGGCTGGTGGGCGTGGTGTTCGCCAATGGACTCGGGCAGAGCATCATGCCCTATCACCAGGATCTCGTTCATGCACGGCTGGGAGCTCTTCCGGTGCTGCTGCATCCGAATCCAGTGCATGTCGCGGTGATCGGACTCGGTTCCGGTGGCACCGTGTATGGCATTTCATCCCGGCCGGAGACGCGCCGGATAACGTGCTTCGAGATCATGAGCAACCAGGCTCTGGCCGTGCGCGCATACGCCGATCGCGTGGGCGATTCAGCCATCGTGCACCTGCTCGAGGATCCTCGATTGCGCTTGGTCGCAGGTGATGGCAGATACCAGCTCCGCGCGTCGGCAGAGCGGTATGACGTGATCGAGGCCGATGCCCTGCGGCCTAATTCGAGCTATTCCGGTAACATCTATTCCAAGCAGTACTTCGAGTTGCTGCGCGAAAGGCTGCTGCCGGGAGGATACGCCGTTACCTGGTGCCCTACCCCGCGGGTGAGGCGCACATTCTGCAGCGTATTCACGCACGTGGCCGAGGTGCCCGGCTTCCTGCTCATCGGCAGCGAACAGCCCATCGTGATCGATTGGAGGCTCGTGAACGAGCGGCTCCAGGACCCATTCACGCGCGCGCGATTCGATCTCGCTGGCATCGACGCGGCGGCCCTGCTCGATGGCATGGAAGAGCGCCTGGGGCTGATCGATCCCGCCGAGGTCCCGGCAGAGGACATCAACTTGGACCTGCATCCGCGCGACGAGCACGAGCTGCCTTATTCTCAGGAAATGATCAAGCGGAAGCTGCGCGAAGCGCTATTCCGTTGAGCGGGCCTTCACCCCCGCGGCACATTGCGCGCCGGGTTCCCGATGGCCGCGCATTTCGCGGGCACATCCTTCACCACCACGGCGCCCGCTCCGATGGCCACATCATGCCCGATCGTGATGGGCCCGATGATCACGGCATTCGCGCCGATGTCCACACGATCGCCGAAGCGGGGCGCGCGGCTGTAGCTGCCGTCCTTCAGTTGCTTGTTGCCGATGGTGCAGCTGTTGCGCACGGTGCAATCCGCGCCGAAAACGGTTCCGTCGTTCACCACCAGCGCTTGACCATGCTCTATGCGGAAGCCCGGTCCGATGCGCGTCTTCCAAGGCAGCTCGATGCACAGGAACCACTCCACGCCGATGCGGTATGCGATGAAGTAGGGCAAGAAGAGGATGAACGTGATGGGGCTCTGGCGCAGCAGGTGCGCGATGCGGAACAGCAGCATCACCAGCCGGCTCTTGGGGTTGCCCTTGCCGGCCGCCCAGTCCTGGAAGATGTTCCACGCGCTGGCCATCACTGCTGCTTGCCCGCCAAAGGTGAGACGTGCTGGTTGAAGATCAGCTTGAGCCCTTGCGGCACGTAGAGCGCGAGCCTCACCAGCTGGCTCAACGCCACGCCGAAGGGCCCATGGCCGATGGCGCGGCTCACCAAGCGTCCTTCGCGCAGCATCCTGCCCAAGGGCACGCGCATGCTGGCGCCGCCCGCCGTGAAATGTGCCAGCGGCTCGGCGAGGTAGAGGAACTGCCGCGGCGTTTCCATCCACGCGTCAACCGTCCACTTGTGGTCGCCGCTCACCTTGATGGTGATGTCGAACGGATGCGTGGCATAGTAGCTGCGCCGAACGAAGAACGAAGGATGATTGAGCACCATCTCCCAATACTTCAGCAGGAATCCGTTCAGGCG of Flavobacteriales bacterium contains these proteins:
- a CDS encoding spermidine synthase, whose product is MERSQQGRFARTLVLSLFFLSGFAALLYQVAWQRMLVFYTGSDTVSISLIVTAFMSGLGLGYLVGGRLADANEPRRNLMLFVAAELGIMLFAAGSKHILYDWLYLSASGAHLGTMGNMALVFLVLLLPTFLMGLSLPVLSRAFRLSAMSQQARYISSLYFINTLGAGIGALVTGVVLVRAFGYSGSIWLGVALNAACAIGAVVLALRRPANGADARECANAVRLPLRATPALVAWSAHYAISGFAALSLELIWFRVLETMIKSVALTFSILLAIYLVSMAIGTAVGGRMAASRGILGRERLFLRAQMLLYGSMAFVFLALLAVIWRTDAFLFLREYLLSYEPDLRPRMLLCTYVIVPLFLMFLPTFLMGMSFSVSQAIVQDRFEEVGRKVGWLQFVNIVGSAAGAWCITWVGFRSLGTAPMIKAIALIGLVYAAVSFKRHARERWSAGFYALVLVVMVAVLPGNQELWMRLSGMELKERFICEENESGLSIIKRYDRGKGLVGVVFANGLGQSIMPYHQDLVHARLGALPVLLHPNPVHVAVIGLGSGGTVYGISSRPETRRITCFEIMSNQALAVRAYADRVGDSAIVHLLEDPRLRLVAGDGRYQLRASAERYDVIEADALRPNSSYSGNIYSKQYFELLRERLLPGGYAVTWCPTPRVRRTFCSVFTHVAEVPGFLLIGSEQPIVIDWRLVNERLQDPFTRARFDLAGIDAAALLDGMEERLGLIDPAEVPAEDINLDLHPRDEHELPYSQEMIKRKLREALFR
- a CDS encoding serine acetyltransferase, which codes for MASAWNIFQDWAAGKGNPKSRLVMLLFRIAHLLRQSPITFILFLPYFIAYRIGVEWFLCIELPWKTRIGPGFRIEHGQALVVNDGTVFGADCTVRNSCTIGNKQLKDGSYSRAPRFGDRVDIGANAVIIGPITIGHDVAIGAGAVVVKDVPAKCAAIGNPARNVPRG